The Deinococcus hopiensis KR-140 sequence GCATCGCTGACCTTGCCCTTCAGCACGTCCACCTCGTAGGTGCCCACAAGCTCGAAGGTACGCGGCTCGCCCCCGTCCACGGCCTGAATGACCACCCGCGCGCCCAGGCCGATGCCACCGGACGCGTCTTCAGGGATGATCTGCGCGCGTTCGAGCTGATCTTCAAGTTCCACGATGCGCGATTCGTTCTCGCTCTGCTGCATGCGGGCCTCGTCGTAGGCTGCACTTTCCCGCAGGTCACCGTCGGCGATGGCCGAGCCCATATAGTCGCTGATCTGTTCGCGGCGAACCGTCTTGAGGTACTCCAGCGTCTCCTTCAGCTTGTCGTAGCCGCGCTGGGTCATGGTGATGCGGGTTTTGGTCATAACGGCCAATTATAGGGCATGGGGGACGGAGGACAGGAGGCAAGAGGTGGATGGCCCTGGAAGCCTTTCTCTCCTCGGTGCGTTCCCGCA is a genomic window containing:
- a CDS encoding transcription elongation factor GreA — translated: MTKTRITMTQRGYDKLKETLEYLKTVRREQISDYMGSAIADGDLRESAAYDEARMQQSENESRIVELEDQLERAQIIPEDASGGIGLGARVVIQAVDGGEPRTFELVGTYEVDVLKGKVSDASPIGQALAGKREGDLVLVPSPRGPKKFKVLEVAYG